DNA from Krasilnikovia cinnamomea:
AGGTCCAGGGGTACAGCAGCCTGCCCCTCACCTTCCAGTGGCGATGACAGGCTGAAATCTCCATTCACGAAACTGCGCTCGTATCGGCATGCAGCTCGCTGTCATGCCTTGAAGAGGAAGGGCCGCTCGACATTGTCAGATCCCGCCGCCGAGGAGGCGGAGCAAGTCCCGCTCGGCCGTAACCGCGACTTCAAGCGGCTGTGGTTGAGCCAAGCATTGTCCGCAACCGGGTCGCGCGTCAGCTTCCTCGTCTATCCACTGCTCATCCTCGCGCTCTTCGAATCCGTCGCCGCGGCCAGTGCCGTAGCCGCCGTCTGCGCCCTCTCTGAGGTCGTCGCCCGGCTACCAGCAGGGGTGTTGCTCGACCGTCTCCAACGCCGGTCGGTGATGCTCTGGTGCGAGACCGCCCGCATCCTCGCGATGGTCGTCGCCATCGTAACGATCGCCACCGGCAGCGCCACGCTTTGGCTGATCATGTTGGTCGCGGCGGTGGATGCGGGCGGCGCCGCGCTCTTCGTCTCCGCGGAACGGACGGCACTGCGCCACATCGTGCCGATGGAGCAGATCCAGACTGCGGCCGCCCGCAACGAGGCCCGCACCTTTACCGCCGAACTTCTCGGCCCCGCACTGGGCGGCGTGCTTCTGAACATCGCCCGGGTGGCGCCGTTCATTTTCAATGCGTTCGCTTACTCCCTCTCATTCCTGTCCGTCCTGGCCATCCGCAAGCCACTGCAGAGCCCTCGCGAGCAGGACGGCGAGGGGGTATGGGCCTCCTTCCTCATCGGTGCCCAGTTCCTGTTCCACCAGCCGTTCCTACGTGCCCTGGCCGCCATCGGGCCCCTGCTCAACATGGCTTTCACCGGCACCATGTTCGTCGTCGTGGTGGTGCTGAACGAGGCCGGTGTGCCGTCCTACGGCGTAGGTGTATGCCTGGCCGTCGTAGCGTCCGGCGGCATCCTCGGAGCGGTCCTCGCGCCGATGCTGCAGCGCAAGCTCCCGCCCCGGCGGCTCGTGGTGATTCTCTCCTGGACGAGCGCATCTATGGTGGCGCTCTGCATCGTGCTGCCCGCCGGTTACTGGATGGTGGTACCGCTGCCGATCCTCGTACTTTTCGCGCCGCCGACCACCTCCATCCTGTTCGGGCACCAAACGGCGGTGACGCCAGACCATCTGCACGGCCGCGTCGTCGCCGCCATGGGCCTGCTGATCTCCGGGCTCAACCCCTTCGCGCCCTTGTTGGCGGGACTTCTGCTGGAGACTTGGAATCACGCCGTGGCGTTCGCCGCGTTCACGTTCATCTTCGTGATTGCATCGATCATCGTGACTTTCAGCAAGGGTGTGCGCATGTTGTCGGCGGCGAAGTTTGCCCCCGGTATCGTAGAAAGGACCTCACACCCATGACCCCGCAATCGCTCTACGCATGGTTCGCAGCCAGCGTCGAGGCCTACCCGGAAGCGACCGCCATCGAGGTCAGGGGCCGTGCACTGTCATACCGGCACCTGCACGATGTCGTCGAGGAACTGGCCGCGCTCATCGCGAGCCGACCCGGCGGACCGTACCGGCGGATCGCCGTTCCCAGCGACCGGGGCGCCATCGGCTACGTGGCGTATCTGGCCGTGCAGCGATTGGGCGCAACGGTCGTACCGGTCAATCCCGATTTCCCGTCGCAGCGCAACGCAGCGATCTTCGCCGCAGCTGAAGTGGATCTCCTGGTGGTGGACACCGACGGGATCGCATTCTCACAGATCCCGCACGGCATCACCGCTGTTGCCGTATCGATGGATGAGCTCGAGCGCGGATCAGCGGATCGCGGCGTCCTCCCCGCTTATCACAGTAGCGAGGACGACGTCGCCTACATCCTGTTCACCTCCGGCTCGACCGGCACTCCGAAAGGGGTCCCGATCGAGCACCGGAATCTGAACCGCTATCTCGATTTCCACATCCGCCGGTTCCAAGTCGGTCCCGGTTGTCGACTGTCCCAGGTGTTCGACCTGACCTTCGACCTGTCGGTGTTCGACATGTTCGTCGGCTGGGGCGCGGGTGCGACCGTCGTCGTTGCAGACCGCATCGACCTGTTGTCGCCTGCCGACTACATCCGCGAGAAGCGACTGACACACTGGTTCTCCGTACCGTCAGTCGTCTCGCTGGCCGGCGAAGACGGCAGCCTCCGTCCGGCGTCCCTGCCGTCGCTGCGCTGGAGCATCTTCTGCGGTGAACGGCTCACCTACCGGCAAGCAGGAGCCTGGGCGGCGGCCGCCCCCGGATCGTCGATCGACAATTTGTACGGTCCAACCGAACTGACCATCTCGTGCACCGCCTACCGGCTTCCGGCCAATCGCGATGAGTGGCCGCGCACGCACAACGACACGGTCCCGATCGGGCCGGTCCTGCCGTGGCTGGAGGCGCTGATCGTCGATGAGCGCGGCGACGAGGGAGACGTC
Protein-coding regions in this window:
- a CDS encoding amino acid adenylation domain-containing protein — translated: MTPQSLYAWFAASVEAYPEATAIEVRGRALSYRHLHDVVEELAALIASRPGGPYRRIAVPSDRGAIGYVAYLAVQRLGATVVPVNPDFPSQRNAAIFAAAEVDLLVVDTDGIAFSQIPHGITAVAVSMDELERGSADRGVLPAYHSSEDDVAYILFTSGSTGTPKGVPIEHRNLNRYLDFHIRRFQVGPGCRLSQVFDLTFDLSVFDMFVGWGAGATVVVADRIDLLSPADYIREKRLTHWFSVPSVVSLAGEDGSLRPASLPSLRWSIFCGERLTYRQAGAWAAAAPGSSIDNLYGPTELTISCTAYRLPANRDEWPRTHNDTVPIGPVLPWLEALIVDERGDEGDVGELCVRGPQRFAGYLDPVENQHRFFEPALADTRGHSGPLTDDHYYRTGDVVRVEPAGIVHVGRVDHQIKNRGFRIEPGDIEAVLNRHPSINEAIVVTPHDGSEPELLAAYTGDPVAVNELMQYTHQHLPAYMVPVGFVRLESLPRTSNGKVDRRSITKTVQSVWRV
- a CDS encoding MFS transporter; this translates as MKRKGRSTLSDPAAEEAEQVPLGRNRDFKRLWLSQALSATGSRVSFLVYPLLILALFESVAAASAVAAVCALSEVVARLPAGVLLDRLQRRSVMLWCETARILAMVVAIVTIATGSATLWLIMLVAAVDAGGAALFVSAERTALRHIVPMEQIQTAAARNEARTFTAELLGPALGGVLLNIARVAPFIFNAFAYSLSFLSVLAIRKPLQSPREQDGEGVWASFLIGAQFLFHQPFLRALAAIGPLLNMAFTGTMFVVVVVLNEAGVPSYGVGVCLAVVASGGILGAVLAPMLQRKLPPRRLVVILSWTSASMVALCIVLPAGYWMVVPLPILVLFAPPTTSILFGHQTAVTPDHLHGRVVAAMGLLISGLNPFAPLLAGLLLETWNHAVAFAAFTFIFVIASIIVTFSKGVRMLSAAKFAPGIVERTSHP